The following are encoded in a window of Phaseolus vulgaris cultivar G19833 chromosome 3, P. vulgaris v2.0, whole genome shotgun sequence genomic DNA:
- the LOC137806664 gene encoding elongation factor 1-gamma-like — protein MAPLILHGGKTNKNSYKTLIAAQYAGVQVELAPNFEMGVSNKTPQFLQMNPIGKVPVLETPDGPVFESNSIARYVARLSGDNTLYGSSFFEYAQIEQWIDFSSLEIDANIIKWYAPRFGRGPYLPPAEEAAISALKRALDALNTHLASNTYLVGHSVTLADIILTCNLYLGFANILVKSFTSEFPHVERYFWTLVNQPNFRKILGQVKQTEAVPPVQSAKKPSQPKETKAKAKDEPKKEAKKEPEKPKEEAEEEAPKPKPKNPLDLLPPSPMILDEWKRLYSNTKSNFREVAIKGFWDMYDPEGYSLWFCNYKYNDENTVSFVTMNKVGGFLQRMDLARKYAFGKMLVIGSNPPFKVKGLWLFRGQEIPKFVIDECYDMELYEWTKVDISDEAQKERVSQMIEDYEPFEGEALLDAKCFK, from the exons ATGGCGCCGCTG ATCCTGCATGGTggcaaaacaaacaaaaattccTACAAGACGCTCATTGCAGCGCAGTATGCCGGCGTCCAAGTTGAACTTGCTCCGAATTTTGAGATGGGTGTCTCCAATAAAACTCCTCAATTTCTCCAGATGAATCCTATTGGCAAG GTTCCTGTCTTGGAAACACCCGATGGTCCAGTGTTTGAGAGCAATTCCATTGCTCGCTATG TTGCCCGGCTGAGTGGTGATAACACTTTGTACGGTTCATCTTTTTTTGAATAC GCCCAGATTGAACAATGGATTGATTTTTCATCACTTGAGATTGATGCCAACATTATTAAGTGGTATGCCCCAAGATTTGGACGAGGACCATACCTTCCTCCG GCCGAGGAGGCTGCAATTTCTGCACTAAAGAGAGCTTTGGATGCTTTGAACACTCATCTTGCCTCCAATACTTACCTGGTTGGGCATTCTGTGACCTTGGCTGACATCATATTGACATGCAATTTGTATTTGGGGTTCGCAAACATCCTTGTTAAGAGCTTCACCTCTGAGTTTCCTCATGTTGAGAGATACTTTTGGACCTTGGTCAATCAACCAAACTTCCGAAAGATACTTGGGCAGGTCAAGCAGACTGAGGCTGTTCCACCTGTTCAATCTGCAAAGAAGCCTTCCCAGCCAAAAGAAACTAAGGCCAAGGCTAAAGATGAACCAAAGAAAGAGGCCAAAAAGGAGCCAGAAAAGCCCaaagaagaagcagaagaagAGGCACCTAAGCCCAAACCCAAGAATCCCCTTGACCTTCTCCCTCCAAGTCCAATGATACTGGATGAGTGGAAAAGGCTGTACTCCAACACTAAATCAAACTTCAGGGAGGTTGCTATCAAAG GATTTTGGGACATGTATGATCCTGAGGGATACTCTCTCTGGTTTTGTAATTACAAATACAATGATGAGAATACTGTATCTTTTGTGACAATGAACAAGGTTGGTGGATTTCTTCAGCGAATGGATTTGGCTCGCAAGTATGCATTTGGAAAGATGCTAGTGATTGGATCAAATCCACCGTTTAAGGTGAAGGGGCTGTGGCTTTTCCGTGGGCAAGAAATCCCAAAGTTTGTGATCGATGAATGCTATGACATGGAGCTTTACGAGTGGACGAAGGTTGACATATCCGATGAAGCTCAAAAGGAGCGTGTCAGTCAGATGATAGAAGATTATGAACCTTTTGAGGGCGAGGCTCTTCTGGATGCCAAGTGCTTTAAGTGA
- the LOC137839115 gene encoding uncharacterized protein — protein sequence MERYKTVTRRGIEKKIVVKKMWYFPIIPRLRRLRSLNDNQLLERQPIAWEVVERTKKLETGQWEKYKKRREEAQQQQMLESASLQNSHVASIDENEIYIDVVGGGIKKGNVYGLGVLSKRFNSSTSAHSAESQGPVFHQIEEMCEIIQKLNDELMTKHVKKRTLEEKMELLMKTHEEQSERMHKQDELMRKQNEQMQLIIQHI from the exons ATGGAGCGATATAAGACAGTTACTAGGAGGggaattgaaaagaaaattgttGTTAAGAAAATGTGGTACTTTCCCATCATTCCTAGACTTAGAAG ACTAAGGAGCTTGAACGACAACCAATTGCTTGAACGACAACCAATTGCTTGGGAGGTTGTAGAAAGAACGAAGAAATTGGAGACTGGACAATGG GAGAAATATAAGAAACGCCGAGAAGAAGCCCAACAACAGCAAATGCTTGAAAGCGCATCTTTGCAAAACTCTCATGTTGCCTCTATTGATGAAAATGAAATATACATTGATGTTGTTGGAGGTGGAATTAAAAAAGGGAATGTCTATGGTCTTGGTGTATTGAGCAAAAGGTTTAATAGTTCAACAAGTGCTCACTCTGCAGAAAGCCAAGGTCCAGTATTCCATCAAATAGAAGAAATGTGTGAGATTATTCAAAAGCTAAATGATGAACTTATGACAAAACATGTCAAGAAGCGAACACTTGAAGAAAAGATGGAGTTATTGATGAAAACTCATGAAGAGCAAAGTGAACGCATGCACAAACAAGATGAGCTAATGCGCAAACAAAATGAGCAGATGCAACTCATCATACAACACATTTAA